A single Candoia aspera isolate rCanAsp1 chromosome 7, rCanAsp1.hap2, whole genome shotgun sequence DNA region contains:
- the LOC134501161 gene encoding olfactory receptor 5V1-like, translating into MDVSNQTLATEFVFLGFSSITHGQIYLILVFLAIYLVTILGNITIITLILFTSFLHSPMYFFLSHLSCLDVCYSTVTVPKILSNLLLQRHSISYNHCFAQMFFLMAFSGSECWLLAIMAYDRYAAICQPLRYSHIMSPHVCMQAAIFIWIWGFLNSAVHTALASKLRFCGDNQIHHIFCDLPPLLKIACSDIYANQITTHIATLFVGLTPFLFIVISYFYILASILRIRCNSGRQKAFSTCSSHMLVVILYFGNGILNYNRPSSGYSLEIDTLISTVHCIVTPMLNPLIYSLRNKEVKGALRKIFLQVQGQRPQKP; encoded by the exons ATGGATGTCAGCAATCAGACTCTTGCTACAGAATTTGTATTTCTGGGTTTCTCCAGCATCACACATGGTCAGATCTACCTCATCTTGGTGTTCCTTGCCATCTATCTGGTCACCATTCTGGGTAACATCACAATAATCACCCTCATCctgttcacttccttccttcacagtcccatgtattttttcctcaGCCACTTATCCTGCTTGGATGTCTGCTACTCAACAGTCACAGTCCCCAAGATCCTTTCAAATCTCCTTCTCCAAAGGCACAGCATTTCCTACAACCACTGCTTTGCCCAGATGTTCTTCCTGATGGCCTTCTCTGGCTCAGAATGCTGGTTGCTGGCCATCATGGCGTATGACCGCTATGCTGCCATCTGTCAACCGTTGCGCTATTCTCACATCATGAGCCCACATGTTTGCATGCAAGCGGCCATTTTCATCTGGATCTGGGGCTTCCTGAATTCAGCAGTGCACACAGCCTTGGCCTCCAAGTTACGTTTCTGTGGAGACAATCAGATCCATCACATCTTCTGTGACCTCCCACCACTGCTGAAAATCGCCTGTAGTGACATATATGCCAACCAGATAACAACGCATATAGCCACCCTATTTGTGGGACTGACCCCTTTCCTTTTCATTGTCATCTCCTACTTCTACATCCTTGCATCCATCCTGCGCATCCGCTGCAACTCGGGCAGACAGAAAGCTTTTTCCACCTGCTCTTCTCACATGTTGGTGGTCATCCTTTACTTTGGAAATGGAATCTTAAACTACAACCGGCCAAGCTCTGGCTACTCCCTGGAGATTGACACCCTGATTTCCACAGTGCATTGCATTGTCACCCCGATGTTGAACCCCCTGATCTACAGCCTCCGCAACAAGGAGGTGAAGGGGGCCTTGCGGAAG ATTTTCCTCCAGGTGCAAGGGCAAAGGCCTCAAAAGCCTTAA